Genomic DNA from Jejubacter calystegiae:
TTGCCATAAACAATTTTTTCATCATGCGATCCTTTTTTATTGTGCGCGCTAAATAGTGGCCCGACATTAAGAAAAAAGCCAGGGAAAAGAGATTACAGCCCTGATCGTTTCACATGTTCAACATTATCCTGAAAATGCACCAACAATAACCAGCACGCCACATTGCCGAATCCGGTGTTTACGAAATAAAACCGGATCATGATAGAAATAGCAGGTGACGATATTATGACAGCGGAGAGCGATTAATTAGGCTGGTTCAGGATGCCTGGCTGAGTAGTCTTTGCAGGTGATGCTGCAATAATTCCGGCGTGTAAACGTTTGCATTCATGTTTTTCCGGTAGCGATCGACTTCCGTCTCGACATTATCCACCAGCGCCTGTCGTTGCGGAGCGTCAAGCCCCCCCAGTAGCGCAGTAACAACCACTTCAAGCGCCCCAAGACGGGCAGCGATATCGTTGGTCTGGGCCTCTTTTTCAGCCAGATTAACCAATAGCTCGGCAATTAAGTTT
This window encodes:
- a CDS encoding sigma-S stabilization anti-adapter protein IraP, producing MKNLIAELLVNLAEKEAQTNDIAARLGALEVVVTALLGGLDAPQRQALVDNVETEVDRYRKNMNANVYTPELLQHHLQRLLSQAS